The Penaeus vannamei isolate JL-2024 chromosome 2, ASM4276789v1, whole genome shotgun sequence region CCAATAGAGAAATCCTACAGAGAAATCCTACAGAAAATCCCAGAGAAATCCTACAGAAAAAAATCCTATATAGAAATCCTACATAAAAAAACTACAGAAAAATCCTACAGAGAAATCCTGAAATGAACTCCTACAGAAAAATCCCACACAGAAATCCCTCAGAGAAATCCTACAGAGAATTCCTACCTTCTAAGCGTCCTGAAAGCACATAGTGCATGACTACAGTCTAGTGGTTGGCGTAGGCGGGTCAAAGACGGTCATGCGATCCTGCTATGTCGATAtgaagagtacacacacacacacacacatacacacacacacacacacatacacacacacacacacacacacacacacacacacacatatatatatatatatatatctgtcaatcagtctatctatctatctatacacacacatacatacacacacacacacacacacacacacacacacacacacacacacacacacacacacacacacacacatatatatatatatatatatatatatatatatatatatatatatatatatatatatgtatatatatatatatgtgtgtgtgtgtgtgtgtgtgtgtgtgtgtgtgtgtgtcgtgtgtgtgtgtgtgtgtgtgtgtgtgtgtgtgtgtgtgtgtgtgtgtgtgcgcgtgtgtgtatacctatctatctatctatctgtctgtctgtctatctatgtctgtctgtctatttacctatctacctatgtatacgtgtatatctatctatctttcattctatcgatctatctatctatctatctatctatctatctatctatctatctatctatctatccatctatctatctatatatttcatatatatcctTTGCATTGCTATCTTTCTGCCATATGAATTTATCCACATGTACATTTCTTTCAATTCACAAAACAGACGCACATACTTATTCGGAATATATCCCGCTCCCTTTAACAGTCATAATActggatatatccatatatgttgaCCATAATTATCTTGATTttataaaagagagacaaaacagagagagagaaagagagagagagagagagagagagagagagagagagagagagagatagatagatagatagatagatagatagatagatagatagagagagagagagagagagagagagatgagcaagagaaagatagacggataaatagagaaagggagagatgtgtAAATTATCTGTGCGCTATTTCATTAACCAATTTTTCCTGAATTCACAAAACTTTAATTTGTGTATTGTGTCTGACGTCACGGCCTATAAAATATCCCCTAGATTCAAAGAATTAATTGTTTATAAAAAGATTGTACCATTTGTTTAGATTAAGCCGAGTATTCTAAAAATATTTTTGCTTATCGCCATGGTAcagaaaatttgataaaaaatgatataaatgttTAGACGACAAACACTAAACTGGCACCATACATAGCATATACACTGAgtaattttctctctatttatttatctatttgcctatctatttcctctctctctgtctatctatctattcatctatctacatatctatctatctctgcgtctatctatctctctttctcactctctctatgtatattcatctatctgtctctctctctctctctctctctctctctctctctctctctctctctctctctctctctctctctctctctctctctctctctctctctctttctctctcacacacacactctctctctctctatctacctatctatctatctatatatctatataagtatctcgccctgtctctctctcttccagataATGTAAATAGTTCCTCATTTTATTGGTTACGATCACTTACGTACTTTGAATAATCAATTCCATTAGGATAACAGAAATCAtaaagcaacccccccccctaaaaaaaagaaaatatatatatatatattgtacataaaaaaagaaaagaaaagaaaaaaatatatatatatatgtgtatatatatatatatatacatatatatatatatatatatatatatatatatatatatatatatatatatatatatatatatatattcatatatatatatacatatacatacatacataaatatatatatatttatatatatgtatatatatatatatatatatatatatatatatatatatatatatgtacggttatacacatatgtgtatttatatatatatacatatatgtatatatatatatatatatatatatatatatatgtatatatatatgtatgtatatgtatatatgtatatgtatatatatatatatatatacacatatatatacataaatatatacattatatatatatatatatatatatatatatatatatatatatatatgtatgtttatacacatatgtgtatatatgtatatatatatatatatatatatatatatatatatatatatatatatatatatatatttatatatatgtatgtatatatatatatatatatatatatatatatatatatatatatatatgtatatatgtatatatgtatatatatatatatatatatatatatatatatatatatatatatatatatatatatatatatatatatatatatatacacatatatacatatacacatatatacatatatatatatatatatatatatatatatatatatatatatatatatatatatatatatatatatatgcatgtaagtatatatgtatttatatacatatatacatacatacatacatacatatatatatatatatatatatacatttatatatatataatatatatatatatatatatgtatatatatatatatatatatatatatatatatatatatatatacatacatatacatatatgtatatatatgtacatatatgtacatatatgtatatatgtatatatgtatatgtatatgtatatgtatatgtatatgtatatgtatatgtatatgtatatgtatatgtatatgtgtatatatatatatatatatatatatatatgtatatatatatgtatatgtatatatatatatatatatatatatatatatatatatacataaatacatacatacatacatatatatatatatatatatatatatatatatatatatatatatatatatatatatatatacacacacgcacacgtatgtgcatatatatgtgtgtttgtgtctgtgtgtttgtgtgtgattttgtatatgtatacatatatacatatatacatacatacatatatatatatatatatatatatatatatatatatatatatatatatatacacacatatatatatatatatatatatatatatatatatatatatatatatatatatagagagagagagagagagagagagagagagagagagatgatatatatatagatgatatatacatacatacatacatacatacatatatacatatacatatacaaatatatatgtatatgtatatatatatatatatatatatatatatatatatatatatacatatatatatatatatatttatatatatatttatatatatatatatatatgtatatatacatatatatacaaatatatatatatatatatatatatatatatatatatatatatatatatataatatatatatatatacatatgtaaatatatatacatatatatatatatatatatatatatatatgcatatcatatatatatatatatatatatatatgtatatatatatatatatgtgtgtatatatatatatatatatatatatatatatatatatatatacatacatatatacatatatatacacatatgtgcgtatatatatatatatatatatatatatatatatatatatatatatatacatatatatatatatgtatgtatgtatgtatacatacatatatatatatacatatatatatgtatatatatatacatacatacatacatatatatatatatatatatatatatatatatatatatatatgtatatatatgtatatgtatgtatgtatatatacatatatatatacacacacacacacacacacacacacacacatatatatatatatatatatatatatatatatatatatatatatatatatatatatacaaatatatatacatatatatatatacatatatatatatatatatatatatattgtatatatatatatatatatatatatatatatatatatatatatatatatgtatatacatataaacatatacatattaaatatatatctatatgtatataaatatatatatatatatatatatatatatatatatatatatatatatatatatatatatatatatatacacatataatcatatacatatatattcatatgtatgtatgtatgtctctctctctctctctctttatatatatacatatatatatatatatatatatatatatatatatatatatatatatatatatatatatatatatatatacatagagagagagagagagagagagagagagagagagagagagagagagagagagagagagagagagagagagagagaaagaaagaaaggagagagaggaagagataaacatatacgttggtatatatacgcacacgctcttacacacacacacacagaactaacaaagaaaaatattgatagatagattgatagatagatagataggcaaactgacagatagatattgaaatgaacaggcagaaagatagataagaagattgataaacagatagtcAATCAATACAAATAGTGACACAATATACACAATTAGGGTGAAAGACAGGTAAATGTTTCCCTCAAAATGGCCCTAAAAATACCTGGATAAACTTTGAATCGACGTAAAagcaagaaatagatagatgaacgagtagattttattgttttttttcggaaTTTTCAACATCAGACAAAAGGTTTCTATGTCACTTTCGGGTAAACGGCTTTGGGTTTAATGGTTTAATATGTAATTTCTGAAAGAGTGATAGGCTAAGATAGGATGTTAGTGGAGGCCGTGTATTCTTCTGAAGACTCATTATGCCTCGATGATTAGGATTATAATtagatctatatacttatatatacataagtacacacacacacacacacacacacacacacacacacacacacacacacacacatatatatatacatatatatatatatatatatatatatatatatatatatatatatatgtatatctatatatatatatagatagatagatatatatgtatatatatatatgtatatatatatatatgtatatatataaatatatatacatctgtatatatatatatatatatatatatatatatatatatatatatatatacatatatatatatatatatatatatatatatatttatatatatatatatatatatatatatgtatatatatatatatatatatatatatatatatatatatatgtataaatatatatatatatatatatatatatatatatatatatatatatatatatatatatatatatatatgtatatatatatatacatatatatatatatatatatatatatatatatatatatatatatatatatatatatatatatatatatacgtatatacatgcacacacacacatacacacacacacaaacacacacgcacgtgtgtatactcacacacacacacacacacatctatatatatgtatatatataaaaaaaaatatatatatatatataagtatatatatatatatatatataagtatatatatatatatatatatatatatatatatatatatatatagatagatagatagatagatagatagatacacattcatatacatgatcttacacacacatgcacacgcaggcacatatatgtatatatatgtatgtattatacatatatactcagtATGCGTATATAGTTGCCTGAGACCTGAGGCTGTCGGAAGCGCGAGTGCCTTACCTTGAGGTGGAGTCCGTGCTTGAGGGCGAGCTTGAGCAGGACATCCTTGgcgctctttccctccaccttcgaGACGATCCTGATCATTTTGTCGAGGTCGTCTATGTTCAGCATGCTGGCTAGATCCTCCGGCGTGCAAGAGACAGTGGCGACGGATGCGGACGACgagggggacgaggacgagggggcGTAGGggtacgaggacgaggaggaggaggacgaggggtcagaggaggaggaagaggaggacgggagagggaagtaggtggACCTCGTGGagatctccatcttctcctcctcggaGAACGACCGCGGGTCCTGGTACTCCGCCAGGGAGTTGTGTGGCAGGTACTGGAGTGAAGGGAAGTCGTAGAGGGGGTAGTCGTTCCCTTCAGGAGGCAGGAGGACGGCGAAGGCAGGGCGGGGAGCGAGCGACGTCGCCGtcaggaggagaggcaggagcgcCGGCAGGAACATCGCGCTGGAGTAGAACTTTCTGCAGGGTCTTCGTCTGCCCTTTGCGAGGGAGTGCGGGCTTTCCTGAAGACAGAagcccctttttctttcttttccttcccgcctttctctctctctctctctcctcttcttatcggTTGTTTCTAATGTTCCAAGTGCGCGCAGACCCCGTGGCGGAACATCAATCACTCTGCAGCTGGTTACTGCATGTCCAGTCTCATGGTCG contains the following coding sequences:
- the LOC113828101 gene encoding uncharacterized protein (The sequence of the model RefSeq protein was modified relative to this genomic sequence to represent the inferred CDS: added 440 bases not found in genome assembly), with protein sequence MFLPALLPLLLTATSLAPRPAFAVLLPPEGNDYPLYDFPSLQYLPHNSLAEYQDPRSFSEEEKMEISTRSTYFPLPSSSSSSSDPSSSSSSSSYPYAPSSSSPSSSASVATVSCTPEDLASMLNIDDLDKMIRIVSKVEGKSAKDVLLKLALKHGLHLKDRDVILPKNRARDYKVPAISPRGVSMPPRAVLVVLNAAREEVARTAVDLGPRMALLDVLKEAKSVFALNNGPYRQNPFSFKAKRLEAERCLGLQTMGRVTASPSSALTISVTRTRPLAEVIWESACLPRVADLLVHRDDIIVLAPR